The Candidatus Methylomirabilota bacterium genome includes the window CCTCGACGTCGCCGTCCGCGACAACCGCATCGCGGCGGTCGCTCCGCACATCGCCGGCGGCCCCCGAACGCACGTGCTCGACGCCACGGACTGCCTGGTGACGCCGGCGGTCATCGATCACCACGTCCACTGCTTCGAGCACTTCACCGACATGGGCGTGCATGCGGATGTCGTCGGCGTCGGCCAGGGGGTCAGCGCGGTGGTCGAACAGGGGACGGTCGGCGCGGCGACGTTCCCCGCGTTTCGCAACTTCATCGTTCGGCCGGCGAAGACCGACGTGCTCTGCTACCTCTCGGTCCACGTGGCCGGAGACCCCAAGGGCGGGCAGCACGACCTGCACAGCCCCGACACGGCGAACGTGAAACGGACGGTGCAGGTGTGCCGCGACTACCCCGATCTCGTGCGCGGGATCAAGGCCCACGCCGAGCTGGGCCTGTATTCCCGGTGGGGAACCAAGCCACTGGCGCTGGCCAAGCTGGCCGCCATGGAAGCCGGCGTGCCTCTGGCTGCCCACATCGGAAACCTGTTCAAAGCCGCCAGGCCGGCGAGCGATTCCCCGGACGACGCCCTCCGCGACTCCCTGACCCTGCTCGACCCCGGCGACATCCTGGTGCATCCCTACACCAACAACCCTGGGGGCCTGCTCGACGAGCACGGCAAGGTCAAGCCCGAGGTGCGCGACGCGTACGCCGGCGGTGTGCTCTTCGATCTGGCGCACGGGACTCACTTCAACCTGGAAACGGCGCGGCGGGCATTCGACGAGGGCTTGACGCCACACATCATCAGCAGCGACGCCCACCATGAGGTCCACGGCGAGCGGCGGGTGGCCTGGGGCACGAGACATCTGACCTATACGCTGTGGGGGGCTATCGCCAAGATGATGGCCCTCGGGATGACGGTCGAGGACGTGGTCAGGATGACGACCAGCACCCCGGCTCGGGTGCTTCGCCAGGAGGACCGCCGGGGCAGTCTCCGCGTGGGCATGCCGGCCGACATCTCTGTTCTTCGTCTCCACACCGGCGCCTGGCTGCTCCGTGACGGCCGCGGCCACACGATTCGGGCCGATCGCTGCCTGCTGCCCCGCCATCTCATCCGACCGGGGCCGGTCCACCAGGTCACCGACGACATCCCCGTCGACCTGGCCGAGGCGCGTTTGTCGGCTTAAACGGGCGCCGCCCGCCCGGAGGAGGTACATCATGCCGCGCAAAGGGACTCGCCGTACTGGGCCCTCGACCGA containing:
- a CDS encoding amidohydrolase/deacetylase family metallohydrolase, producing the protein MSLASDYDLIVRGGRVIDPEQGLNAVLDVAVRDNRIAAVAPHIAGGPRTHVLDATDCLVTPAVIDHHVHCFEHFTDMGVHADVVGVGQGVSAVVEQGTVGAATFPAFRNFIVRPAKTDVLCYLSVHVAGDPKGGQHDLHSPDTANVKRTVQVCRDYPDLVRGIKAHAELGLYSRWGTKPLALAKLAAMEAGVPLAAHIGNLFKAARPASDSPDDALRDSLTLLDPGDILVHPYTNNPGGLLDEHGKVKPEVRDAYAGGVLFDLAHGTHFNLETARRAFDEGLTPHIISSDAHHEVHGERRVAWGTRHLTYTLWGAIAKMMALGMTVEDVVRMTTSTPARVLRQEDRRGSLRVGMPADISVLRLHTGAWLLRDGRGHTIRADRCLLPRHLIRPGPVHQVTDDIPVDLAEARLSA